The proteins below come from a single Hirundo rustica isolate bHirRus1 chromosome 6, bHirRus1.pri.v3, whole genome shotgun sequence genomic window:
- the LOC120753920 gene encoding LOW QUALITY PROTEIN: inositol 1,4,5-trisphosphate receptor-interacting protein-like 1 (The sequence of the model RefSeq protein was modified relative to this genomic sequence to represent the inferred CDS: inserted 1 base in 1 codon), which yields MVLLLLVQGLIQYPQQAGDGLDEATRERMQQRAEYLNRQMSQLLQELEQKNPEQSAGAWGALLMWQFWALTGILTLLLALWFGLRKIRRDPDNSGYKDRSSINLVEEEDEEEGHDIIAKKEIESNNTNVEEDSKDGNEEGSNDDARAEGHAGNEAKEGYDDAKEEVNHDKKGEEVSAAANEEDKHGANKEDDDHNINRNLRILLEEHIQLPVLDVDRGCSVIMDLMDKLTHIFRQGLSNSFYPVPQQAIGVGSTFEGWSHHAQDIVYHVLVPLSPPPGHAFHLELDTTAMKLQRIFRVRVALMCTCTREQLGEDMLCFLHHPEEELRRRQDPSLLHTLCTGTYLDVEKTVHWFYRFIRVAWLLLPQSRHWCLMLQPSSRSCKFQLSKDSESFMAEIIFGVQQGDSGIFVGSQPAEAGSPSTAWLETYAMANAKFFSHISRQASXDSWHCKCLQLLTRFLMGAGFSSYALKTVVMHLLNTVPLTQWRRGDFQQPLMDILKYLHCSLETKQLHHFVIGNERFPMDIS from the exons ATGGTCCTTCTCTTGCTTGTGCAAGGCCTCATCCAGTACCCGCAGCAGGCCGGCGATGGGCTGGATGAGGCCACGCGGGAGCGCATGCAGCAGCGGGCTGAGTATCTGAACCGGCAGATGAGTCAGCTGcttcaggagctggagcagaagaaCCCGGAGCAGAGTGCTGGGGCCTGGGGAGCCCTGCTCATGTGGCAGTTCTGGGCTCTGACTGGAATCCTCACCCTTCTCTTGGCACTGTGGTTTGGACTCAGGAAAATTAGACGTGATCCAGACAACAGTGGCTACAAGGACAGGTCCAGCATCAACctggtggaggaggaggatgaagaagaaggacaCGACATcattgcaaagaaagaaatagaaagcaaCAACACAAACGTGGAAGAAGACAGTAAGGATGGAAATGAAGAGGGCAGCAATGATGACGCAAGGGCGGAAGGCCATGCTGGAAATGAAGCAAAAGAAGGCTATGACGATGCAAAGGAAGAAGTAAACCATGATAAGAAGGGGGAGGAAGTCAGTGCTGCTGCAAATGAAGAAGACAAACATGGTGCAAACAAAGAAGACGATGACCACAACATCAACAGGAACCTCAGAATCCTCTTAGAGGAGCACATACAGTTGCCGGTTCTGGATGTGGACAGAGGTTGCTCGGTGATAATGGACCTGATGGACAAACTCACACACATCTTCAGACAAGGCTTGTCCAACAGCTTCTACCCAGTGCCACAACAAGCCATTGGAGTGGGCAGCACTTTTGAAGGCTGGAGTCACCATGCACAAGACATTGTGTATCATGTGCTTGTGCCCCTGAGCCCCCCTCCAGGACATGCCTTCCACCTGGAGCTGGACACCACAGCGATGAAGCTCCAGAGGATCTTCCGTGTCCGTGTGGCGCTGATGTGCACTTGCAcgagggagcagctgggggaggaCATGTTATGCTTCCTCCACCACCCCGAGGAGGAGCTGAGAAGGAGACAGGACCCGAGCCTCCTGCACACCCTCTGCACTGGCACCTATCTAGATGTGGAGAAAACTGTCCATTGGTTCTATCGATTCATCAGAGtagcctggctgctcctgcctcaaTCCCGCCACTGGTGTTTAATGTTGCAGCCCTCCAGCCGCTCCTGTAAATTTCAGCTAAGCAAAGACAGTGAAAGCTTCATGGCTGAGATCATCTTTGGAGTGCAGCAAGGAGACTCAGGTATCTTTGTGGGCAGTCAGCCTGCAGAAGCAGGCAGCCCAAGCACAGCATGGCTTGAGACTTATGCCATGGCAAATGCAAAATTCTTCAGCCACATTTCGAGGCAGGCCT AGGACAGCTGGCACTGCaagtgcctgcagctcctcacacgCTTCCTGATGGGTGCAGGCTTTTCCAGCTATGCCTTGAAGACCGTGGTGATGCACCTCCTGAACACTGTACCCCTGACACAGTGGCGCAGGGGGGATTTCCAGCAGCCACTGATGGATATCCTCAAGTACCTCCACTGCTCACTGGAGACAAAACAACTCCACCACTTTGTCATAGGCAATGAGAGGTTTCCTATGGACATCAGC